The following coding sequences lie in one Vicia villosa cultivar HV-30 ecotype Madison, WI unplaced genomic scaffold, Vvil1.0 ctg.001100F_1_1, whole genome shotgun sequence genomic window:
- the LOC131633246 gene encoding ABC transporter G family member 31-like, with protein sequence MYALLRLPTTKRMNWALMRRPSSEFLNSPLSISKRNKMEQIDVRKLNRIYREHLVKDALATNEQDNYKLLSAIKERFKRVGLEVPSIEVKFRNLKIEANVKTGKRALPTLINYTLDALEGFVNCLGISKPKRHALTILNDINGVIKPGRMTLLLGPPGSGKTSLLLALAGKLDSELKTSGSITYNGEEQDQFCIQRASAYISQVDNHTGELTVRETFDFANRCQGSSDAELLKTLESLEKEKNVLPSPEIDAFMKATSVGGKRHNVMTDYILKVLGLDVCADTVVGSDMIRGISGGQKKRVTTGEMIVGPRKALFMDEISTGLDSSTTFQIVKCIRNFVHQMEATVLMALLQPAPETFELFDDLILLSDGYIVYQGRIENVVEFFESLSFKLPPRKGVADFLQEVTSKKDQAQYWADSSKPYKFISVPEIAEAFRNSKFGKSMEAIYTAPYDKSKSNSSTLPKSNFAVSSWNLFKACLSRELTLLNRNRFLYIFRTCQVAVVGVITSTMFLHIKTYPKNEEFGILYQSALFYALVHMLFNGTTELSLLIIRLPVFYSQRGNLFYPAWAWTLSSWLLQVPYSIVEAVVWTCVVYYTIGFAPAVGRFGRYMLLLLMLHQMALSLFRLMASIGRDMVIGNTVGSGVLMILFLLGGFIVPLGMIKPWWVWAYWLSPLNYAQRAVSVNEFTSTRWMQPSAFGKDTVGHNILRTFNLPVEDRWYWISMGILLLYTIIFNLLTTWALACLNPLKEPRAIIENEDEDAEKSSDRDDNESKKSSKSTNGENKNKGMILPFQPLTMTFHNVNYYVDMPKAIRQQGVEETKLKLLANVSGVFAPGVLTALMGSSGAGKTTLMDVLAGRKTGGYIEGDIKISGFPKVQHTFARIAGYVEQNDIHSPEMTVQESLWFSASLRLPKDVSREKKQEFVEQVMKLVELESLRNAIVGMPGTSGLSTEQRKRLTIAVELVANPSIIFMDEPTSGLDARAAAIVMRTVRNTVDTGRTVVCTIHQPSIDIFEAFDELLLMKRGGQVIYGGKIGNQSSVMIGYFQSMKGITPISSGYNPATWMLEVTTPAIEEKIGVDFADVYDNSDQFKSVEAAIKQYEQPAPGSQPLKFDTLYSQNTWSQFLKCLWKQRILYWRNPPYNAIRMIFTIVAALVLGSIFWQVAAKRETTQQVLVIMGALFSSLLFLGVKNASSIQPVVSTERTVFYREKAAGMYSPIAFAAAQGLVEIPYQIVQTIVFGVITYFMMGFENNLQKFVLYLVFMFLTFTYFTFYGIMCVGLTPTLHLAAVTSSAFYSLWNLVAGFIIPKVYIPKYWLWFHYVCPVSWTLRGVITSQFGDMQDVIVGPGFKGTVKEYIAASLGYEDTINGVSAIGVSAVVLILFTFFFFGTFAVSVRVLNFQTR encoded by the exons ATGTATGCCCTCTTAAGGTTGCCTACGACGAAGCGCATGAATTGGGCATTGATGAGGAGACCATCTTCAGAATTTCTTAACTCGCCACTTTCAATATCTAAGAGAAATAAAATGGAACAAATTGATGTAAGAAAGTTGAATCGCATTTATCGCGAACATCTTGTTAAGGATGCCTTGGCTACCAATGAACAAGATAATTATAAGCTTCTTTCCGCCATCAAGGAACGTTTCAAGAG GGTTGGGTTGGAAGTGCCTAGCATTGAAGTAAAATTCAGAAACTTGAAAATTGAAGCTAATGTCAAAACCGGGAAAAGAGCTTTACCAACTTTGATCAATTACACACTAGATGCTCTTGAG GGTTTTGTAAATTGTTTGGGGATAAGTAAACCTAAAAGACATGCTTTGACGATCTTGAATGATATCAATGGAGTTATCAAACCAGGAAg GATGACATTGTTGTTAGGACCTCCAGGATCTGGCAAAACTTCTTTGCTTTTGGCTCTTGCTGGAAAACTCGATAGTGAACTCAAG ACGAGCGGTAGTATAACTTACAacggagaagagcaagaccagtTTTGTATTCAAAGGGCTTCAGCATACATTAGCCAAGTTGATAATCACACGGGAGAATTAACAGTTAGAGAAACTTTCGATTTTGCAAACCGATGTCAAGGTTCAAGTGATGCAG AGTTATTGAAAACTCTGGAGAGCTTAGAGAAGGAAAAAAATGTGCTGCCAAGTCCCGAAATTGATGCATTCATGAAG GCAACATCGGTCGGTGGCAAAAGGCACAATGTGATGACAGATTATATCTTGAAAGTGCTTGGCCTTGATGTTTGTGCTGATACCGTCGTTGGTAGTGATATGATAAGGGGAATATCTGGTGGCCAAAAGAAGAGAGTAACAACAG GAGAAATGATTGTTGGACCGAGAAAAGCGTTGTTTATGGATGAAATATCGACTGGACTTGATAGCTCTACCACTTTCCAAATAGTAAAATGCATAAGAAATTTTGTTCATCAAATGGAAGCTACTGTACTAATGGCTCTTCTTCAACCTGCACCAGAGACATTCGAGCTTTTCGATGATCTAATACTCTTATCAGATGGATATATAGTATATCAAGGCCGCATAGAAAATGTAGTAGAGTTTTTCGAATCATTGAGTTTCAAACTTCCACCGCGTAAGGGAGTTGCAGATTTTCTTcaagag GTAACATCTAAAAAAGATCAAGCACAATACTGGGCTGATTCGTCGAAACCATATAAATTTATTTCAGTACCAGAGATTGCAGAAgccttcagaaattcaaaattcggaAAGTCTATGGAAGCCATATATACTGCTCCTTATGACAAATCAAAAAGTAATTCTTCAACTTTGCCTAAGTCAAATTTTGCTGTCTCGAGTTGGAATCTTTTCAAGGCTTGTTTGTCGCGAGAATTGACCTTGCTCAATAGAAATCGATTTCTTTACATTTTTAGAACTTGTCAG GTTGCAGTTGTTGGAGTCATCACATCCACAATGTTCTTACACATAAAAACTTATCCTAAGAACGAAGAATTCGGCATTCTCTACCAATCCGCGCTATTTTACGCACTCGTGCATATGTTGTTTAACGGGACTACTGAGCTCTCTCTTTTGATAATTCGGCTCCCTGTCTTCTATTCGCAAAGAGGAAATTTATTTTATCCTGCATGGGCCTGGACACTATCCTCATGGCTTCTTCAAGTACCTTATTCCATTGTTGAAGCTGTTGTGTGGACTTGTGTTGTATACTATACTATCGGATTCGCTCCTGCGGTTGGGAG ATTTGGCCGCTACATGCTTTTGTTGTTAATGTTGCATCAAATGGCGTTAAGTCTCTTCCGACTTATGGCTTCTATTGGACGCGATATGGTCATTGGTAACACAGTAGGATCGGGTGTACTGATGATTTTATTCTTATTGGGAGGATTTATCGTCCCATTAG GAATGATTAAGCCATGGTGGGTTTGGGCTTACTGGTTATCGCCTCTTAACTACGCACAACGAGCAGTTTCTGTCAATGAATTTACTTCCACAAGATGGATGCAG CCTTCCGCTTTCGGGAAAGACACGGTTGGTCACAATATACTCAGGACATTCAATTTACCAGTCGAAGATCGCTGGTATTGGATAAGTATGGGAATTTTACTGCTCTACACAATCATTTTCAACCTCTTGACCACATGGGCGCTAGCTTGCTTGAACC CACTGAAAGAACCAAGAGCGATTATTGAAAATGAGGATGAAGACGCAGAAAAGAGTTCTGATAGAGACGACAATGAGTCAAAAAAAAGCTCCAAGTCGACTAACGGAGAGAACAAAAACAAGGGAATGATTCTTCCTTTTCAGCCATTGACAATGACATTCCACAATGTTAACTATTACGTTGATATGCCAAAG GCTATAAGACAACAAGGTGTAGAAGAAACTAAGTTGAAGCTTTTGGCGAATGTGAGTGGCGTTTTCGCACCTGGTGTACTTACCGCGTTAATGGGATCAAGTGGAGCAGGGAAAACCACTCTAATGGATGTTCTTGCAGGAAGAAAAACAGGAGGATATATCGAGGGCGATATTAAAATATCTGGTTTTCCGAAAGTGCAACACACGTTTGCGAGAATAGCAGGATATGTTGAGCAAAATGACATACATTCTCCTGAAATGACAGTTCAGGAATCTCTGTGGTTTTCTGCATCACTAAGGCTTCCAAAGGATGTAAGCAGAGAAAAAAAGCAA GAATTTGTCGAACAGGTCATGAAACTAGTAGAGCTCGAGAGTTTAAGAAACGCTATAGTTGGAATGCCTGGGACTTCCGGCTTATCAACCGAGCAAAGGAAGAGATTGACGATTGCAGTTGAACTTGTAGCAAACCCTTCTATAATTTTCATGGATGAACCTACATCCGGACTTGATGCGCGTGCTGCTGCCATTGTTATGAGAACTGTTCGCAATACAGTTGATACCGGACGAACTGTGGTTTGTACCATACATCAGCCAAGCATCGACATTTTTGAAGCATTTGATGAA TTACTTCTTATGAAACGTGGAGGACAAGTTATCTATGGAGGGAAGATTGGTAATCAATCAAGTGTGATGATAGGTTATTTTCAG AGTATGAAGGGAATCACTCCAATTTCCAGTGGCTACAATCCAGCTACTTGGATGCTTGAGGTTACAACGCCCGCTATTGAAGAGAAAATCGGTGTAGATTTTGCAGATGTTTACGACAACTCTGACCAATTCAA GTCGGTCGAAGCTGCTATTAAGCAATACGAACAACCTGCTCCTGGTTCACAACCATTGAAGTTTGACACATTATATTCACAAAACACATGGTCACAATTTCTCAAGTGTCTATGGAAGCAGAGAATTTTGTACTGGAGAAATCCACCATACAATGCAATAAGGATGATCTTTACAATAGTAGCCGCGTTGGTGTTAGGTTCAATCTTTTGGCAGGTCGCCGCAAAAAG GGAAACAACTCAACAAGTTTTGGTAATTATGGGCGCGTTGTTTTCTTCATTATTGTTCCTTGGAGTGAAAAACGCGTCTTCTATACAACCAGTTGTTTCGACCGAAAGAACAGTTTTTTATCGAGAGAAAGCAGCTGGAATGTACTCTCCAATTGCCTTTGCAGCAGCACAG GGGCTGGTGGAAATCCCATATCAAATTGTTCAGACAATAGTATTTGGTGTAATTACATATTTCATGATGGGTTTCGAGAACAATCTCC AAAAGTTTGTACTATATCTCGTGTTCATGTTCCTGACATTTACCTATTTCACCTTCTACGGCATCATGTGTGTCGGTCTTACACCTACATTACATTTAGCAGCTGTTACTTCTTCCGCATTTTACTCTCTTTGGAATCTCGTTGCAGGTTTCATCATTCCAAAAGTG TATATTCCTAAATATTGGCTCTGGTTCCATTATGTCTGCCCGGTTTCTTGGACGCTACGCGGTGTTATAACATCTCAATTCGGTGACATGCAAGATGTGATTGTTGGACCAGGATTTAAGGGCACTGTGAAAGAGTATATAGCTGCTTCACTAGGGTATGAAGATACAATCAATGGAGTTTCAGCTATTGGGGTGTCAGCAGTTGTTCTTATTCTCTTCACCTTTTTCTTCTTTGGTACATTTGCTGTATCAGTTAGAGTATTGAATTTTCAAACTAGATGA